The Saccharopolyspora gloriosae genome window below encodes:
- a CDS encoding HAD family hydrolase, whose product MTQPDRAPGAHRAVVFDMDGVLVDSEHLWERMWARFAAARGQTWTAEQTRQVQGMSAPEWSAFLARFSLAEEPASETERIVVDDMIAALEAGEIELLPGAERMVLEVSERVVIGLASSAPRRLIDAVLDLHALSDCFSATVSSAEVPRGKPSPDVYLAAANKLGRHPRECLAVEDSSNGLRSAAAAEMTVVAIPSADYPPAEDALTGASFVAADLDEVRVRLLESLTTPVAG is encoded by the coding sequence ATGACGCAGCCCGACCGCGCGCCGGGCGCGCACCGAGCGGTCGTCTTCGACATGGACGGCGTCCTGGTCGACAGCGAACACCTGTGGGAGCGGATGTGGGCGCGCTTCGCCGCCGCCCGCGGCCAGACCTGGACGGCGGAGCAGACCCGCCAGGTGCAGGGCATGAGCGCTCCGGAGTGGTCGGCGTTCCTGGCCCGGTTCAGCCTCGCCGAAGAACCCGCCTCGGAGACCGAGCGCATCGTGGTCGACGACATGATCGCTGCCCTGGAGGCGGGAGAGATCGAGCTGCTGCCCGGTGCCGAACGCATGGTGCTGGAGGTGTCGGAGCGAGTGGTGATCGGCCTGGCCTCATCGGCTCCGCGCAGGCTCATCGACGCAGTGCTCGACCTGCACGCGCTGAGCGACTGCTTCAGCGCGACCGTGTCCAGCGCCGAGGTGCCGCGCGGGAAACCGAGCCCCGACGTGTACCTGGCTGCGGCGAACAAGCTGGGCAGGCACCCGCGAGAATGCTTGGCCGTGGAGGACTCCAGCAACGGCCTGCGCTCCGCCGCGGCGGCCGAGATGACGGTCGTGGCCATCCCCAGCGCCGACTACCCACCTGCCGAGGACGCGTTGACCGGCGCGTCCTTCGTGGCCGCGGACCTCGACGAAGTGCGCGTCCGGCTGCTCGAATCGTTGACGACGCCCGTTGCGGGCTGA
- a CDS encoding 2-hydroxyacid dehydrogenase, whose product MTKVLAAGDRFVDPQLFVSALTEQAVGHDLSFSTMKTGWPVEPFGPVGGVREASGTEQQVLEALGDAEILATQMAPVTADVLGKSPNLRFVGVARGGPVNVDLAAATEAGVIVSYTPARNAAAAAEFAVGLILAAMRRIADSNAELKNGNWRGDYYAYEQAGLELEGATVGLVGYGAIGRIVARVLSAFGAHVLVSDPFVGREEADRDGVRLVELDDLMRASSVVSLHARLTPETEHLINAANLALLPEGAVLVNSARGGLLDYAPLPDLLASGRLGGVALDVYDVEPPPRDWPLFDAPNVITTPHLAGATRRTADRAAAIVAGDAALFLDGRRPRHVANPEVLERLEDLSP is encoded by the coding sequence ATGACGAAGGTTCTCGCCGCGGGTGACCGCTTCGTGGACCCGCAGCTGTTCGTGAGCGCGCTGACCGAACAGGCGGTCGGGCACGACCTGAGCTTCAGCACGATGAAGACGGGTTGGCCGGTGGAGCCGTTCGGCCCGGTCGGCGGCGTGCGCGAAGCCAGCGGAACCGAGCAGCAGGTGCTCGAAGCGCTGGGCGACGCCGAGATCCTCGCCACCCAGATGGCTCCGGTGACCGCGGACGTGCTGGGCAAGAGCCCGAACCTGCGGTTCGTCGGCGTCGCCCGCGGCGGCCCGGTCAACGTCGACCTCGCCGCGGCCACCGAGGCGGGCGTGATCGTCAGCTACACCCCCGCGCGCAACGCGGCGGCGGCGGCGGAGTTCGCGGTCGGCCTGATCCTGGCGGCGATGCGGCGCATCGCCGACTCGAACGCGGAGCTGAAGAACGGCAACTGGCGCGGCGACTACTACGCCTACGAGCAGGCGGGGCTCGAACTCGAAGGCGCCACGGTCGGTCTGGTCGGCTACGGCGCGATCGGGCGCATCGTGGCGCGGGTGCTGTCCGCGTTCGGCGCGCACGTCCTGGTCTCCGACCCGTTCGTCGGCCGGGAGGAAGCGGACCGGGACGGCGTGCGGCTGGTCGAGCTCGACGACCTGATGCGCGCGAGTTCCGTGGTGAGCCTGCACGCGCGGCTCACCCCGGAGACCGAGCACCTGATCAACGCCGCGAACTTGGCGCTGCTGCCGGAGGGCGCGGTGCTGGTGAACTCCGCGCGCGGCGGGCTGCTGGACTACGCGCCGCTTCCGGACCTGCTCGCGTCGGGCCGGTTGGGCGGCGTGGCGCTCGACGTGTACGACGTCGAGCCACCGCCGCGGGACTGGCCGCTGTTCGACGCGCCGAACGTGATCACCACCCCGCACCTGGCCGGTGCGACCCGTCGGACCGCCGACCGGGCCGCGGCCATCGTGGCGGGCGACGCGGCGCTGTTCCTCGACGGGCGACGGCCGCGCCACGTGGCCAACCCCGAGGTCCTGGAGCGGCTGGAGGACCTGAGTCCATGA
- a CDS encoding DeoR/GlpR family DNA-binding transcription regulator, with protein sequence MASAPKKQSPRLLRQQQIIDHVVEGGFASAAELSALTGVSLMTVHRDIDDLVSRGLLRKFHGGVSAQPSTVFESSSDFRLHTHTKEKEALAAAALPLIAPGMSVLLDDSTTALALARLLPDVGPLTVVSNYRQVHETLRESPDIRLISIGGEYSRTHDSFIGLPCQEMISGLSVDLMFLSTSAMNAEMTFHQEQEIVLVKRAMISSASTRVLMMDASKVGRAALHRLAPVSDFDHVLLAGEFDPALVESMREHSEVRLVALG encoded by the coding sequence ATGGCGTCCGCACCCAAGAAGCAGTCCCCCCGGCTCCTGCGCCAGCAGCAGATCATCGACCACGTCGTCGAGGGCGGCTTCGCCAGCGCCGCGGAGCTGTCCGCGCTGACCGGGGTCAGCCTGATGACGGTGCACCGCGACATCGACGACCTGGTCAGCCGCGGACTGCTGCGCAAGTTCCACGGCGGCGTCTCCGCGCAACCCTCCACCGTGTTCGAGAGCAGCTCGGACTTCCGCCTGCACACCCACACCAAGGAGAAGGAAGCGCTGGCCGCCGCCGCGCTGCCCCTGATCGCTCCGGGCATGTCGGTGCTGCTGGACGACTCGACGACGGCGCTCGCCCTGGCCCGCCTGCTGCCCGATGTCGGCCCGCTGACCGTGGTCAGCAATTACCGGCAGGTGCACGAGACGCTGCGGGAGTCCCCGGACATCCGGTTGATCAGCATCGGCGGCGAGTACTCCCGCACGCACGACTCGTTCATCGGACTGCCCTGCCAGGAGATGATCAGCGGGCTGTCGGTGGACCTGATGTTCTTGTCCACCTCGGCGATGAACGCCGAGATGACCTTCCACCAGGAGCAGGAGATCGTGCTGGTGAAGCGGGCGATGATCAGCAGCGCCAGCACGCGGGTGCTGATGATGGATGCGAGCAAGGTCGGCCGCGCCGCGCTGCACCGGCTCGCCCCGGTCTCCGACTTCGACCACGTGCTGCTGGCCGGGGAGTTCGATCCGGCGCTCGTGGAGTCGATGCGCGAGCACTCCGAGGTGCGCCTCGTCGCACTGGGCTGA